Proteins from one Impatiens glandulifera chromosome 2, dImpGla2.1, whole genome shotgun sequence genomic window:
- the LOC124924250 gene encoding 101 kDa malaria antigen-like: protein MAYSNSLQLKMNKMTSNIIQASSLVNNPNIESKSIESMILELIVLRTENNRLHNTISEIEKENRKIVSQQNNIIQKLTDENKEVKQIVEKKINEITEEIRKTLEDRIRMMSRRIKEWARMKEMEEKEQEEEIMELREKVKEMEKVVNEKEEEISMIGEEKKAIRQLCVWIDYHRNNRMGYLKEIVSRK from the exons ATGGCATATTCCAACAGCCTTCAACTCAAAATGAACAAAATGACTTCAAACATCATCCAAGCTTCAAGTCTAGTAAACAACCCAAACATCGAATCCAAATCTATCGAGAGCATGATACTAGAACTGATTGTTTTAAGAACTGAGAACAATCGTCTACACAATACTATATCAGAAATAGAGAAAGAGAATAGGAAAATAGTGAGTCAACAAAACAACATCATACAAAAGTTAACCGACGAGAATAAGGAAGTAAAACAAATAGTGGAGAAGAAGATCAACGAGATAACTGAAGAGATACGTAAGACTTTAGAAGATCGAATTCGAATGATGAGCAGGAGAATAAAG GAATGGGCTAGGATGAAAGAAATGGAGGAgaaggaacaagaagaagagataatgGAATTAAGGGAGAAGGTGAAGGAAATGGAGAAGGTTGTGAATgagaaggaagaagagattTCTATGATTGGGGAGGAGAAGAAGGCTATTAGACAGTTATGTGTTTGGATTGATTATCATCGAAACAATAGAATGGGTTACTTGAAGGAAATTGTctcaagaaaataa